A single genomic interval of Electrophorus electricus isolate fEleEle1 chromosome 2, fEleEle1.pri, whole genome shotgun sequence harbors:
- the LOC113584284 gene encoding tubulin alpha chain-like isoform X3 has product MFQFIRQRECISVHVGQAGAQIGNACWELYCLEHGIQSDGQMPSEQDTGRGDDSFNTFFSETGSGKHVPRAIFVDLEPTVIDEVRTGTYRQLFHPEQLITGKEDAANNYARGHYTIGKEVIDSVLDRIRKLADQCTGLQGFLVFHSFGGGTGSGFTSLLMERLSVDYGKKSKLEFAIYPAPQVSTAVVEPYNSILTTHTTLEHSDCAFMVDNEAIYDICRKNLDIERPTYTNLNRLIGQIVSSITASLRFDGALNVDLTEFQTNLVPYPRIHFPLATYAPVISAEKAYHEQLSVADITNACFEPSNQMVKCDPRHGKYMACCLLYRGDVVPKDVNSAIASIKTKRTIQFVDWCPTGFKVGINYQPPTVVPGGDLAKVQRAVCMLSNTTAIAEAWARLDHKFDLMYAKRAFVHWYVGEGMEEGEFSEAREDMAALEKDYEEVGTDSVGEEDGEGVEF; this is encoded by the exons ATGTTTCAGTTTATTAGGCAA CGTGAATGCATTTCTGTCCATGTTGGCCAAGCTGGGGCACAGATTGGcaatgcatgctgggagctTTACTGTCTGGAACATGGGATCCAGTCAGATGGGCAGATGCCCAGTGAACAGGACACTGGAAGAGGGGACGATTCCTTCAACACCTTCTTCAGTGAGACAGGATCAGGAAAACACGTCCCACGAGCCATATTCGTTGATCTGGAGCCCACGGTGATTG ACGAGGTGCGTACAGGCACATACCGTCAGCTCTTCCACCCTGAGCAACTCATCACTGGCAAAGAAGACGCTGCCAACAATTACGCCCGTGGGCACTACACCATTGGAAAAGAGGTCATCGACTCAGTCCTGGACCGCATACGCAAACTG GCTGACCAGTGCACTGGTCTCCAAGGCTTCCTGGTGTTCCACAGCTTTGGTGGAGGTACTGGTTCTGGTTTCACCTCCCTGTTGATGGAGCGCCTCTCTGTCGACTATGGCAAGAAGTCCAAGCTGGAGTTTGCCATCTACCCAGCTCCCCAAGTGTCCACAGCAGTGGTAGAGCCCTACAACTCCATCctgaccacccacaccaccttGGAGCACTCAGACTGTGCCTTCATGGTGGACAACGAAGCCATCTATGATATCTGTCGCAAGAATCTGGACATTGAGCGTCCCACTTATACCAATCTTAACAGGCTAATTGGCCAAATAGTGTCCTCCATCACTGCTTCTCTGAGATTTGATGGGGCTCTGAATGTGGATCTGACAGAGTTCCAGACCAACTTGGTGCCCTACCCCCGCATTCACTTCCCTCTGGCCACATATGCTCCTGTGATCTCTGCTGAGAAGGCCTACCATGAACAGCTGTCTGTTGCAGACATCACCAATGCCTGCTTTGAGCCCTCCAATCAGATGGTGAAGTGTGACCCTCGTCATGGTAAATACATGGCCTGCTGTCTCCTCTACCGTGGAGATGTTGTACCTAAAGATGTCAATTCTGCCATTGCCTCAATCAAGACCAAACGAACCATCCAGTTTGTGGACTGGTGTCCCACTGGTTTTAAGGTTGGCATCAACTACCAGCCTCCCACTGTGGTTCCTGGAGGAGACCTGGCTAAGGTTCAGAGGGCCGTGTGCATGCTGAGCAACACCACGGCCATCGCTGAGGCCTGGGCTCGCCTGGACCACAAGTTTGACCTGATGTACGCCAAGAGAGCCTTTGTGCACTGGTATGTGGGAGAGGGCATGGAGGAGGGAGAGTTCTCAGAGGCCAGAGAGGACATGGCAGCCCTGGAGAAGGACTATGAAGAGGTGGGCACTGACAGCGTGGGAGAAGAGGACGGAGAGGGCGTTGAATTCTGA
- the LOC113584284 gene encoding tubulin alpha chain-like isoform X1, giving the protein MRQGRGWSGACPQGNWAISSLVHYARECISMHVGQAGAQMGNACWELYCLEHGIQPDGQMPSDKSIGGGDDSFNTFFSETGAGKHVPRAIFVDLEPTVIDEVRTGTYRQLFHPEQLITGKEDAANNYARGHYTIGKEIIDLVLDRTRKLADQCTGLQGFLIFHSFGGGTGSGFTSLLMERLSVDYGKKSKLEFAIYPAPQVSTAVVEPYNSILTTHTTLEHSDCAFMVDNEAIYDICRKNLDIERPTYTNLNRLIGQIVSSITASLRFDGALNVDLTEFQTNLVPYPRIHFPLATYAPVISAEKAYHEQLSVADITNACFEPSNQMVKCDPRHGKYMACCLLYRGDVVPKDVNSAIASIKTKRTIQFVDWCPTGFKVGINYQPPTVVPGGDLAKVQRAVCMLSNTTAIAEAWARLDHKFDLMYAKRAFVHWYVGEGMEEGEFSEAREDMAALEKDYEEVGTDSVGEDEEGEEY; this is encoded by the exons ATGAGGCAGGGAAGGGGGTGGAGTGGAGCCTGCCCTCAAGGGAACTGGGCTATTTCCTCTCTAGTACACTACGCT CGTGAGTGTATCTCTATGCACGTTGGCCAAGCTGGGGCCCAGATGGGaaatgcatgctgggagctTTACTGCCTGGAACACGGGATCCAGCCAGATGGGCAGATGCCGAGTGACAAGTCTATCGGAGGAGGAGACGATTCCTTCAACACTTTCTTTAGCGAGACAGGCGCAGGAAAACATGTCCCACGTGCCATTTTTGTAGATCTAGAACCAACTGTGATTG ACGAGGTACGTACAGGTACATACCGTCAGCTCTTCCACCCTGAACAACTCATCACAGGCAAAGAAGATGCTGCCAATAACTACGCCCGAGGACACTACACCATCGGAAAGGAGATCATCGACTTGGTGTTGGACAGGACCCGTAAACTG GCTGACCAATGCACTGGTCTTCAGGGATTTCTCATTTTCCACAGCTTTGGTGGAGGTACTGGTTCTGGCTTCACCTCCCTGTTGATGGAGCGCCTCTCTGTCGACTATGGCAAGAAGTCCAAGCTGGAGTTTGCCATCTACCCAGCTCCCCAAGTGTCCACAGCAGTGGTAGAGCCCTACAACTCCATCctgaccacccacaccaccttGGAGCACTCAGACTGTGCCTTCATGGTGGACAACGAAGCCATCTATGATATCTGTCGCAAGAATCTGGACATTGAGCGTCCCACTTATACCAATCTTAACAGGCTAATTGGCCAAATAGTGTCCTCCATCACTGCTTCTCTGAGATTTGATGGGGCTCTGAATGTGGATCTGACAGAGTTCCAGACCAACTTGGTGCCCTACCCCCGCATTCACTTCCCTCTGGCCACATATGCTCCTGTGATCTCTGCTGAGAAGGCCTACCATGAACAGCTGTCTGTTGCAGACATCACCAATGCCTGCTTTGAGCCCTCCAATCAGATGGTGAAGTGTGACCCTCGTCATGGTAAATACATGGCCTGCTGTCTCCTCTACCGTGGAGATGTTGTACCTAAAGATGTCAATTCTGCCATTGCCTCAATCAAGACCAAACGAACCATCCAGTTTGTGGACTGGTGTCCCACTGGTTTTAAGGTTGGCATCAACTACCAGCCTCCCACTGTGGTTCCTGGAGGAGACCTGGCTAAGGTTCAGAGGGCCGTGTGCATGCTGAGCAACACCACGGCCATCGCTGAGGCCTGGGCTCGCCTGGACCACAAGTTTGACCTGATGTACGCCAAGAGAGCCTTTGTGCACTGGTATGTGGGAGAGGGCATGGAGGAGGGAGAGTTCTCAGAGGCCAGAGAGGACATGGCAGCCCTGGAGAAGGACTATGAAGAGGTGGGCACTGACAGCGTGGGAGAAgatgaagaaggagaagaatactga
- the LOC113584283 gene encoding tubulin alpha chain-like → MRECISIHVGQAGVQMGNTCWELYCLEHGIQPDGQMPSHTPVGAHDDSFTTFFSETGAGKYVPRAIFVDLEPSVIDEVRTGPYRQLFHPEQLISGKEDAANNYARGHYTIGKEVIDSVLDRVRKLTDQCTGLQGFLVFHSFGGGTGSGFTSLLMERLSVDYGKKSKLEFAIYPAPQVSTAVVEPYNSILTTHTTLEHSDCAFMVDNEAIYDICRKNLDIERPSYTNLNRLISQIVSSITASLRFDGALNVDLTEFQTNLVPYPRIHFPLATYAPVISAEKAYHEQLSVADITNACFEPSNQMVKCDPRHGKYMACCLLYRGDVVPKDVNVAIAAIKTKRSIQFVDWCPTGFKVGINYQPPTVVPGGDLAKVQRAVCMLSNTTAIAEAWARLDHKFDLMYAKRAFVHWYVGEGMEEGEFSEAREDMAALEKDYEEVGIDSFEEDEEFEEY, encoded by the exons ATG CGTGAGTGTATATCCATCCACGTGGGCCAGGCAGGTGTGCAGATGGGCAACACCTGCTGGGAGTTGTACTGTCTGGAGCATGGGATTCAGCCTGATGGTCAAATGCCCAGTCACACCCCCGTGGGCGCTCATGATGACTCCTTCACCACCTTTTTCAGCGAGACAGGTGCTGGGAAATATGTTCCACGCGCCATCTTCGTCGACCTCGAGCCATCAGTCATTG ATGAGGTTCGCACAGGGCCTTATCGTCAGCTCTTCCACCCAGAGCAGCTGATCTCTGGCAAAGAAGACGCCGCCAACAACTACGCCCGAGGACACTACACCATTGGGAAGGAGGTCATCGACTCAGTCTTGGACCGTGTTCGCAAACTG ACTGACCAGTGCACTGGTCTCCAAGGCTTTCTGGTGTTCCACAGCTTTGGTGGAGGTACTGGTTCTGGCTTCACCTCCCTGTTGATGGAGCGCCTCTCTGTCGACTATGGCAAGAAGTCCAAGCTGGAGTTTGCCATCTACCCAGCTCCCCAAGTGTCCACAGCAGTGGTAGAGCCCTACAACTCCATCctgaccacccacaccaccttGGAGCACTCAGACTGTGCCTTCATGGTGGACAACGAAGCCATCTATGATATCTGTCGCAAGAATTTGGACATTGAGCGTCCGTCCTATACCAACCTCAACAGACTTATCAGCCAAATAGTGTCCTCCATCACTGCTTCTCTGAGATTTGATGGGGCTCTGAATGTGGATCTGACAGAGTTCCAGACCAACTTGGTGCCCTACCCCCGCATTCACTTCCCTCTGGCCACATATGCTCCTGTGATCTCTGCTGAGAAGGCCTACCATGAACAGCTGTCTGTTGCAGACATCACCAATGCCTGCTTTGAGCCCTCCAATCAGATGGTGAAGTGTGACCCTCGTCATGGTAAATACATGGCCTGCTGTCTCCTCTACCGCGGAGATGTTGTACCTAAAGATGTCAACGTAGCGATTGCTGCCATCAAGACCAAGAGGAGCATCCAGTTTGTGGACTGGTGTCCCACTGGTTTTAAGGTTGGCATCAACTACCAGCCTCCCACTGTGGTTCCTGGAGGAGACCTGGCTAAGGTTCAGAGGGCCGTGTGCATGCTGAGCAACACCACGGCCATCGCCGAGGCCTGGGCTCGCCTGGACCACAAGTTTGACCTGATGTACGCCAAGAGAGCCTTTGTGCACTGGTATGTGGGAGAGGGCATGGAGGAGGGAGAGTTCTCAGAGGCCAGAGAGGACATGGCAGCCCTGGAGAAGGACTATGAAGAGGTGGGAATCGACTCTTTTGAGGAAGACGAGGAGTTTGAAGAATATTAG
- the LOC113584284 gene encoding tubulin alpha chain-like isoform X2 encodes MRECISMHVGQAGAQMGNACWELYCLEHGIQPDGQMPSDKSIGGGDDSFNTFFSETGAGKHVPRAIFVDLEPTVIDEVRTGTYRQLFHPEQLITGKEDAANNYARGHYTIGKEIIDLVLDRTRKLADQCTGLQGFLIFHSFGGGTGSGFTSLLMERLSVDYGKKSKLEFAIYPAPQVSTAVVEPYNSILTTHTTLEHSDCAFMVDNEAIYDICRKNLDIERPTYTNLNRLIGQIVSSITASLRFDGALNVDLTEFQTNLVPYPRIHFPLATYAPVISAEKAYHEQLSVADITNACFEPSNQMVKCDPRHGKYMACCLLYRGDVVPKDVNSAIASIKTKRTIQFVDWCPTGFKVGINYQPPTVVPGGDLAKVQRAVCMLSNTTAIAEAWARLDHKFDLMYAKRAFVHWYVGEGMEEGEFSEAREDMAALEKDYEEVGTDSVGEDEEGEEY; translated from the exons ATG CGTGAGTGTATCTCTATGCACGTTGGCCAAGCTGGGGCCCAGATGGGaaatgcatgctgggagctTTACTGCCTGGAACACGGGATCCAGCCAGATGGGCAGATGCCGAGTGACAAGTCTATCGGAGGAGGAGACGATTCCTTCAACACTTTCTTTAGCGAGACAGGCGCAGGAAAACATGTCCCACGTGCCATTTTTGTAGATCTAGAACCAACTGTGATTG ACGAGGTACGTACAGGTACATACCGTCAGCTCTTCCACCCTGAACAACTCATCACAGGCAAAGAAGATGCTGCCAATAACTACGCCCGAGGACACTACACCATCGGAAAGGAGATCATCGACTTGGTGTTGGACAGGACCCGTAAACTG GCTGACCAATGCACTGGTCTTCAGGGATTTCTCATTTTCCACAGCTTTGGTGGAGGTACTGGTTCTGGCTTCACCTCCCTGTTGATGGAGCGCCTCTCTGTCGACTATGGCAAGAAGTCCAAGCTGGAGTTTGCCATCTACCCAGCTCCCCAAGTGTCCACAGCAGTGGTAGAGCCCTACAACTCCATCctgaccacccacaccaccttGGAGCACTCAGACTGTGCCTTCATGGTGGACAACGAAGCCATCTATGATATCTGTCGCAAGAATCTGGACATTGAGCGTCCCACTTATACCAATCTTAACAGGCTAATTGGCCAAATAGTGTCCTCCATCACTGCTTCTCTGAGATTTGATGGGGCTCTGAATGTGGATCTGACAGAGTTCCAGACCAACTTGGTGCCCTACCCCCGCATTCACTTCCCTCTGGCCACATATGCTCCTGTGATCTCTGCTGAGAAGGCCTACCATGAACAGCTGTCTGTTGCAGACATCACCAATGCCTGCTTTGAGCCCTCCAATCAGATGGTGAAGTGTGACCCTCGTCATGGTAAATACATGGCCTGCTGTCTCCTCTACCGTGGAGATGTTGTACCTAAAGATGTCAATTCTGCCATTGCCTCAATCAAGACCAAACGAACCATCCAGTTTGTGGACTGGTGTCCCACTGGTTTTAAGGTTGGCATCAACTACCAGCCTCCCACTGTGGTTCCTGGAGGAGACCTGGCTAAGGTTCAGAGGGCCGTGTGCATGCTGAGCAACACCACGGCCATCGCTGAGGCCTGGGCTCGCCTGGACCACAAGTTTGACCTGATGTACGCCAAGAGAGCCTTTGTGCACTGGTATGTGGGAGAGGGCATGGAGGAGGGAGAGTTCTCAGAGGCCAGAGAGGACATGGCAGCCCTGGAGAAGGACTATGAAGAGGTGGGCACTGACAGCGTGGGAGAAgatgaagaaggagaagaatactga